In a genomic window of Scyliorhinus torazame isolate Kashiwa2021f chromosome 5, sScyTor2.1, whole genome shotgun sequence:
- the LOC140419741 gene encoding uncharacterized protein, with protein MGGKGTIHSGEKLHTCSVCGRSFRQSSGLSRHKRSHTGEKPWNCEDCGKRFNYPSELETHQRSHTGERPFTCPQCGKGFTQSSSLLKHQRDHSGERPFTCSECGKGFTQLSNLLEHQRVHTGERPFTCSECGKGFTQSSNLLTHQRVHSEERPFTCSDCGKCYKSSGELMSHQRVHTDERPFRCSHCGTGFRRSEQLTVHQRTHTGERPFSCSECGKRFTQLSSLQNHQRIHTGERPFTCSKCEKGFTTSSTLLNHQRVHK; from the coding sequence ATGGGAGGTAAAGGAAccattcacagtggagagaaactgcacacgtgttctgtgtgtggacgaagcttcagacaatcatctggcctgtcaagacacaagcgcagtcacactggagagaaaccatggaactgtgaggactgtgggaagagatttaattacccatctgagctggaaacccatcaacgcagtcacaccggggagaggccgttcacctgccctcagtgtgggaaaggattcactcagtcatccagcttgctgaaacaccagcgagatcacagtggggagagaccattcacctgctccgagtgtgggaaaggattcactcagttatccaacctgttggaacaccaacgtgttcacactggggagaggccgttcacctgctctgagtgtgggaaaggattcactcagtcatccaacttgctgacacaccagagagtacacagtgaggagagacctttcacttgttcagactgtgggaagtgctataaaagttctggggaactaatGTCCCATCAACGGgtccacactgacgagagaccgttcaggtgctctcactgcgggactgggttcagacgatcggaGCAACTCACTGTACACCAACGAACAcatactggggaaagaccgtttagCTGCTCGGAATGCGGAAagagatttactcagttatccagcctgcagaatcaccagcgaattcacactggggagaggccattcacctgctccaagtgtgagaagggatttactaCCTCATCCACTCTGCtgaaccaccagcgagttcacaagtaa